Proteins encoded within one genomic window of Paenarthrobacter sp. JL.01a:
- a CDS encoding helix-turn-helix transcriptional regulator, translating into MSASRTERLLNLLLALLNTRVGLPRSVLREKVYHDTAANDVAFGRMFERDKAELKQFGFEVETLMDPGSFGADDPASARYRIGKDSNRLPEVQLTPAECTVLLLAAQLWERAALGNAAANAVRKLQAAGGFTDVELPAGVQPRIKPAGQAFDDVVAAMHGRHPVRFGYLAVSTGREETREVEPWGLGSRFGQWYLVGFDRGRGAKRIFRLSRMTTALTVVPGSSFVPPEGFNARTELDSLNELPLQKAVLHVDKDRLLALRRRAVVTEISDVHPHRDRIAVEFRDPELLAEELASYGPHVEVAEPAELRAAVARRLKGALEFDAALAVEVEFPEAGRAPRARKRTSEDQLARMLQLVPFLVHHQGLHIQEVADRFGISRKDLIDDLKILICSGLPEGYPDDLLDIQWENDHVYISEHLDLNRPVRFSEDEAAALLTGLAMLGDLPALAGMADEESGSALESVTIKLTGAAGQAGRLAGSVAGQSVAPQQSEAFATITQAIRDGRQLRLRYLSLQRDEVSERDVDPLRLYSMDNTWYFEAYCHSKSGIRNFRLDRVEALEPNGRAASDQATTDQDFPARLFTPGDDDVLVVLQLTRQGAGLADDYYAERTAPLSDGGLLAEVRFGDAGWLPMFVSQHGGTVRILMPDSLREEAVAWLKAALAQYGDASGAEAG; encoded by the coding sequence GTGTCCGCATCCCGCACTGAACGACTCCTGAACCTCCTCCTTGCATTGCTCAATACAAGAGTGGGCCTTCCACGCTCTGTCCTGCGCGAAAAGGTTTACCACGATACCGCCGCAAACGATGTCGCCTTTGGGCGCATGTTCGAGCGCGACAAGGCCGAACTGAAGCAGTTTGGCTTCGAGGTGGAAACCTTGATGGACCCCGGCAGTTTCGGTGCGGACGATCCGGCATCAGCCCGCTACAGGATCGGCAAGGATTCCAACAGGCTTCCGGAAGTCCAGCTGACCCCGGCCGAGTGCACCGTCCTCCTGCTGGCCGCCCAGCTGTGGGAGAGGGCCGCCCTGGGCAACGCCGCCGCAAACGCCGTCCGCAAGCTGCAGGCGGCCGGTGGATTCACCGACGTCGAACTTCCTGCAGGTGTTCAGCCCCGCATCAAGCCGGCGGGCCAGGCATTCGACGACGTCGTTGCAGCCATGCACGGCAGGCACCCCGTCCGCTTCGGCTACCTTGCCGTCAGCACCGGGCGCGAGGAGACACGCGAAGTTGAGCCGTGGGGCCTGGGCAGCCGCTTTGGCCAGTGGTACCTGGTGGGGTTCGACAGGGGGAGGGGTGCCAAGCGGATCTTCAGGCTCTCGCGGATGACCACCGCGCTGACCGTTGTGCCCGGAAGCAGCTTTGTCCCACCGGAGGGCTTCAACGCGCGCACGGAGCTCGATTCACTCAACGAACTGCCGCTCCAAAAAGCCGTCCTGCACGTGGATAAGGACCGTTTGCTGGCACTGCGCAGAAGGGCGGTCGTCACGGAGATATCGGACGTCCACCCGCACAGGGACCGGATCGCTGTGGAATTCCGGGATCCTGAACTCCTCGCCGAAGAGCTTGCCTCCTACGGTCCCCACGTAGAGGTGGCAGAACCTGCGGAGCTGCGCGCCGCTGTCGCACGCCGACTCAAAGGTGCGCTGGAGTTCGACGCCGCACTGGCGGTGGAGGTGGAGTTCCCCGAGGCCGGCCGCGCCCCGCGCGCCCGCAAACGCACGTCGGAGGACCAGCTGGCCAGGATGCTGCAGTTGGTGCCGTTCCTGGTCCACCACCAGGGCCTGCACATCCAGGAGGTGGCCGACCGCTTCGGCATCTCGCGCAAGGACTTGATCGATGACCTGAAGATCCTGATCTGTTCCGGGCTTCCGGAAGGCTACCCCGATGACCTGCTGGACATCCAATGGGAAAACGACCACGTCTACATTTCTGAACACCTGGACCTGAACCGTCCGGTGCGCTTCAGCGAAGACGAAGCCGCCGCGTTGCTGACGGGCCTGGCGATGCTGGGCGACCTGCCTGCCCTGGCCGGAATGGCGGATGAGGAGTCCGGCAGTGCGCTGGAGTCCGTCACGATAAAACTGACCGGTGCCGCAGGCCAGGCCGGCCGCTTGGCCGGGTCCGTGGCCGGGCAGTCAGTGGCCCCCCAGCAATCCGAAGCCTTCGCCACCATCACCCAGGCCATCAGGGATGGCCGGCAGTTGCGGCTGCGGTATCTGTCCCTGCAACGCGACGAGGTGTCAGAACGCGACGTCGACCCCCTGCGGCTCTACTCGATGGACAACACCTGGTACTTCGAGGCGTACTGCCACAGCAAGTCAGGAATCCGGAACTTCCGGCTGGACAGGGTGGAGGCACTGGAACCGAACGGCCGTGCGGCTTCAGACCAGGCAACCACGGACCAGGACTTTCCGGCGCGCCTGTTCACACCCGGCGATGACGACGTGTTGGTGGTCCTGCAGTTGACCCGCCAGGGCGCCGGGCTGGCAGATGACTACTACGCCGAGCGCACGGCCCCACTGTCCGACGGCGGCTTGCTCGCCGAGGTGCGGTTCGGCGACGCAGGCTGGCTGCCCATGTTCGTCTCACAGCACGGCGGGACGGTCCGGATCCTGATGCCCGACTCCTTGCGCGAGGAGGCGGTGGCTTGGCTGAAGGCTGCCCTGGCACAGTATGGCGATGCTTCCGGCGCCGAGGCTGGCTAG
- a CDS encoding RNA polymerase-binding protein RbpA produces the protein MSDRSLRGMRLGAQSMETESGVEPAPRQRVEYRCEDGEQVFVTFSSEAEIPPVWVSKTGKEALLVDGERPVDANEKAVRTHWDMLLERRSLPELEQILEDRLNILRERRGERRSA, from the coding sequence ATGAGCGATCGCAGCCTGCGGGGTATGCGTCTTGGCGCCCAAAGCATGGAAACTGAATCCGGCGTTGAACCGGCACCGCGCCAGCGGGTCGAGTACCGTTGCGAGGATGGCGAGCAGGTCTTCGTAACCTTCTCCTCCGAAGCGGAAATCCCGCCCGTGTGGGTTTCCAAGACGGGTAAGGAAGCGCTCCTGGTCGATGGCGAGCGTCCCGTGGATGCCAACGAAAAAGCCGTCCGCACCCACTGGGACATGCTGCTGGAACGCCGCAGCCTTCCCGAGTTGGAGCAGATCCTTGAGGATCGCCTCAACATCCTTCGTGAGCGCCGCGGGGAACGCCGTTCGGCATAG
- a CDS encoding DEAD/DEAH box helicase: protein MSSFSGSPSPSERYQAAAQRAAEAKTYLGAFAGSLDFELDDFQREACKSLQEGRGVLVAAPTGAGKTIVGEFAIYLALQRGLKAFYTTPIKALSNQKFSELAEKYGAANVGLLTGDTTINGEAPVVVMTTEVLRNMLYADSETLSDLGYVVMDEVHYLADRFRGAVWEEVIIHLPSEVQVASLSATVSNAEEFGAWLDTVRGDTDVIVSEHRPVPLWQHVMVGREIVDLFAGDTSFDEIAPVAPGAQETDAPDLSEGAEVSREPSTSRRVSSKGASAPKVRQAVTGPEFEVNPDLLAMARSESRMNMGSRFGHGGRSRRRHDRHRDDRQQSEQRSPVRKASRPQVIESLRRQDLLPAITFIFSRAGCDAAVAQCAASGLWLTTEREQQIIAQRVDEASHEIPADDLDVLGFWGWRDGLVRGFAAHHAGMLPTFKEVVEKLFADGLVKAVFATETLALGVNMPARCVVLEKLEKFNGEAHVNITAGEYTQLTGRAGRRGIDVEGHAVVLWQPGTDPAAVAGLASRRTYPLNSSFRPTYNMSINLIAQFGRVRAREILESSFAQFQADRSVVGLARQVRGREESLAGYAKSMQCHLGDFTEYAKLRRELSDAENNAARDHQRARKSRVADSLARLIPGDVISIYGGRLAGHAVVLDVDPHAREPRPSVLTQDNQLRRIGVHDLEGPVSPVTRIRIPKSFNAKVPKARRDLASSMRHAISEDAPQRHRNSRHEDFGLGARLPDQEQRIAELRRALRAHPCHGCSEREDHARWSERWWKLRKETDGLVRQIQGRTNTIAKTFDRVCEVLSTYGYLETNDAGQVTISADGQRLRRIYGEKDLLISQSIRQGAINDLDAAELASFASTLVYQAKREDRGLRPKMPSVSLETAVDVVVREWSRLEDTEEQHRLPLTGEPELGLMWPMYKWAKGRHLQDVLSGTDLAAGDFVRWAKQVVDLLDQLAKIPQLDPRLGRICRESIDLVRRGVVAYSTVA, encoded by the coding sequence ATGTCCTCGTTTTCCGGGTCTCCATCTCCATCAGAGCGTTACCAGGCGGCAGCGCAAAGGGCAGCGGAGGCAAAAACCTACCTCGGCGCCTTCGCCGGTTCACTTGACTTCGAGCTGGACGATTTCCAACGCGAAGCGTGCAAGTCACTCCAGGAGGGGCGGGGCGTACTGGTGGCAGCCCCCACCGGCGCCGGCAAGACAATAGTCGGCGAGTTCGCCATCTACCTTGCCCTTCAGCGGGGTCTTAAGGCTTTTTACACCACCCCCATCAAGGCATTGAGCAACCAAAAGTTCTCGGAACTGGCAGAGAAGTACGGTGCGGCCAACGTTGGTCTGCTGACGGGCGACACCACCATCAATGGCGAAGCACCGGTCGTCGTGATGACCACCGAAGTCCTGCGGAACATGCTGTATGCCGACTCGGAGACGCTCAGCGACCTCGGCTACGTGGTCATGGACGAGGTCCACTACCTTGCTGACCGCTTCCGCGGCGCAGTCTGGGAAGAAGTCATCATCCACTTGCCCAGCGAAGTGCAGGTGGCGTCCCTGAGCGCCACAGTCTCCAACGCCGAAGAGTTTGGCGCTTGGTTGGATACTGTTCGCGGCGATACAGACGTGATCGTCTCCGAACACCGCCCCGTGCCGTTGTGGCAGCACGTCATGGTGGGCAGGGAGATCGTGGACCTCTTCGCCGGCGACACCAGTTTTGACGAGATTGCTCCTGTGGCGCCGGGAGCGCAGGAAACCGACGCTCCCGACCTCTCCGAGGGCGCCGAGGTGTCCCGGGAGCCCAGCACAAGCCGCCGCGTTTCGTCCAAGGGAGCATCCGCCCCGAAAGTGCGCCAAGCGGTCACCGGTCCCGAATTCGAAGTGAACCCCGACCTCTTGGCCATGGCGCGTTCGGAGAGCCGCATGAACATGGGCAGCCGTTTTGGCCACGGCGGCCGCAGCCGCCGTCGTCATGACCGGCACCGCGACGACCGCCAGCAGTCCGAGCAGCGAAGTCCTGTCCGCAAGGCGAGCCGCCCCCAGGTGATCGAGAGCCTTAGGCGCCAAGACCTGCTCCCGGCCATCACTTTCATCTTCTCCCGGGCCGGCTGCGATGCCGCCGTAGCCCAGTGCGCTGCATCGGGGCTGTGGCTCACCACCGAGAGGGAGCAGCAGATCATCGCCCAAAGGGTGGATGAGGCCAGCCATGAGATCCCTGCCGACGATCTGGACGTCCTCGGCTTCTGGGGTTGGCGCGACGGCCTGGTCAGGGGCTTCGCCGCCCACCATGCCGGAATGCTGCCCACCTTCAAGGAAGTGGTGGAAAAGCTCTTCGCGGACGGGCTGGTCAAGGCCGTCTTTGCCACGGAAACCCTGGCCCTGGGAGTCAACATGCCCGCGCGCTGCGTGGTCCTGGAGAAACTCGAGAAGTTCAACGGCGAAGCGCACGTCAACATCACGGCGGGGGAGTACACCCAGCTGACCGGGCGGGCCGGCCGGCGCGGTATCGACGTCGAAGGCCACGCCGTTGTGCTGTGGCAACCGGGCACGGATCCCGCGGCTGTTGCTGGTCTTGCCTCCAGGCGCACCTACCCCCTGAACTCCAGTTTCAGGCCCACGTACAACATGAGCATCAACCTGATCGCCCAGTTCGGCCGGGTGAGGGCCCGCGAAATCCTGGAGTCTTCCTTCGCCCAGTTCCAAGCGGACCGTTCGGTGGTTGGCCTGGCCAGGCAGGTCCGTGGCAGAGAGGAGTCCTTGGCCGGATACGCCAAGTCCATGCAATGCCACCTGGGTGATTTCACCGAGTACGCCAAACTCCGGCGCGAACTCAGCGACGCTGAAAACAATGCCGCGCGCGACCATCAGCGAGCCCGCAAATCGCGCGTAGCCGACTCCCTCGCACGGTTGATTCCCGGTGATGTCATCAGCATTTACGGTGGCCGCCTCGCGGGGCACGCGGTGGTACTGGATGTCGATCCACATGCCCGCGAGCCACGTCCCTCAGTGCTGACCCAGGACAACCAACTCCGCAGGATCGGTGTCCACGACCTCGAAGGTCCTGTGTCACCGGTGACCCGGATCCGTATTCCCAAGTCGTTCAACGCCAAGGTTCCCAAGGCCCGCCGCGATCTGGCATCGTCCATGCGCCATGCAATCAGCGAGGACGCGCCCCAACGCCACCGCAACAGCAGGCACGAGGACTTCGGCCTCGGGGCCCGGCTGCCGGACCAGGAGCAGCGCATCGCGGAACTCCGCCGTGCTTTGCGGGCGCATCCCTGCCATGGCTGCAGCGAACGGGAAGACCACGCACGCTGGTCCGAGCGCTGGTGGAAGCTGCGCAAGGAGACCGACGGACTGGTCCGCCAGATCCAAGGCCGCACCAACACGATCGCAAAGACGTTCGACCGGGTATGCGAGGTGCTCTCCACCTACGGTTACCTTGAAACGAACGACGCCGGACAGGTCACCATCAGTGCCGACGGACAGCGTCTTCGCAGGATCTACGGTGAGAAGGACTTGTTAATCTCCCAGTCCATCCGCCAAGGAGCCATCAACGACCTCGACGCAGCGGAACTGGCATCCTTCGCCAGCACCTTGGTGTACCAGGCCAAGCGGGAGGACCGCGGTCTTCGGCCGAAGATGCCATCGGTGTCCCTGGAAACGGCTGTCGATGTAGTTGTCCGGGAATGGTCCAGGCTGGAGGACACCGAGGAACAACACCGTCTGCCCTTGACGGGCGAACCCGAGCTTGGCCTGATGTGGCCGATGTACAAGTGGGCCAAGGGCCGCCATCTCCAGGACGTGCTCAGCGGAACCGACCTGGCGGCCGGAGACTTCGTCCGTTGGGCCAAGCAGGTGGTGGACCTCCTTGACCAGCTGGCCAAGATTCCCCAGCTTGACCCGCGGCTGGGCCGGATCTGCCGTGAGTCCATCGATCTGGTCCGCCGGGGTGTCGTGGCCTACTCCACAGTGGCCTAG
- the tatC gene encoding twin-arginine translocase subunit TatC, which yields MVETKGRKANPEARMALLDHLKELKNRLFKAAIGVILGTVVGFIVYQPLLEALIKPIKDLNEKEGRAATLNFDGVASSFDLMVQVSVFLGVLLSSPVWIYQLWAFIVPGLHKKERRLALSFVAAAVPLFIGGVLLAWLVLPNAVRVLTDFTPMGGSNFISAEIYLAFVLRLLLAFGIAFLVPVVLVGLNLAGIVKGKQLVKSWRITIFLVCLFAAMAAPGADAMSMFYLAAPMLLLFFAAIGVCLLNDRRRERRAIKRAAETEATADIATPAADLENL from the coding sequence GTGGTAGAGACGAAGGGGCGCAAGGCCAACCCCGAAGCCCGGATGGCGCTCCTTGACCATCTCAAGGAGCTGAAGAACCGGCTCTTCAAGGCTGCAATCGGCGTCATCCTTGGGACCGTGGTGGGCTTCATTGTCTACCAGCCGCTCCTGGAGGCCCTGATCAAACCGATCAAGGACCTCAATGAAAAAGAAGGTCGCGCCGCCACGCTGAACTTTGACGGCGTGGCCAGTTCGTTCGACCTCATGGTCCAGGTCTCCGTGTTCCTTGGCGTGTTGCTGTCGAGTCCCGTATGGATCTACCAGCTCTGGGCGTTCATCGTTCCCGGCCTGCACAAGAAGGAACGCCGCCTGGCGTTGTCCTTTGTGGCTGCGGCTGTCCCGCTGTTCATCGGAGGCGTCCTTCTCGCCTGGCTGGTCCTGCCCAACGCGGTCCGCGTCCTGACGGACTTCACCCCGATGGGTGGCTCAAACTTCATCAGCGCTGAAATCTACCTGGCCTTTGTCCTTCGACTCTTGCTGGCCTTCGGCATCGCCTTCCTTGTACCTGTTGTGCTCGTCGGCCTGAACCTGGCCGGCATCGTCAAAGGCAAGCAGCTGGTCAAGAGCTGGCGAATCACCATCTTCCTGGTGTGTCTGTTCGCCGCAATGGCGGCGCCAGGCGCGGATGCCATGAGCATGTTCTACCTCGCTGCCCCCATGTTGCTGCTCTTTTTCGCGGCTATCGGTGTGTGTCTCCTCAACGACCGTCGTCGTGAGCGTCGCGCCATCAAGCGTGCCGCCGAGACGGAAGCCACTGCCGACATCGCGACCCCGGCCGCGGATCTGGAGAATCTGTAG
- a CDS encoding SPFH domain-containing protein, which translates to MDGLGGTAAAIVLIVLVIFVIIVLVRSVRIIPQARAGVVERLGKYQRTLNPGLTILIPFVDRLLPLLDLREQVVSFPPQPVITEDNLVVSIDTVVYFQVTDPRAATYEIANYIQAVEQLTTTTLRNVVGGLNLEEALTSRDQINGQLRGVLDEATGRWGIRVSRVELKAIDPPHSIQDSMEKQMRAERDRRAAILTAEGTKQSQILTAEGQRQAAILAAEGDAKAAILRADGEAQAIQKVFDAIHKGNPDQKLLAYQYLQTLPKIAEGTSNKLWIIPSEVGEALKGIGGALGGNGGDSPVAGLFDGGAKEPESAGTVEPSRTAE; encoded by the coding sequence ATGGACGGCTTAGGAGGAACAGCAGCGGCAATTGTGCTGATTGTTCTCGTCATTTTTGTCATCATCGTGTTGGTCCGCTCGGTAAGGATCATTCCGCAGGCACGTGCCGGCGTCGTTGAACGGCTCGGCAAGTACCAGCGCACGCTTAACCCGGGACTGACCATCCTGATTCCGTTTGTCGACAGGCTCCTGCCACTGCTCGACCTGCGTGAGCAAGTCGTGTCCTTCCCACCGCAGCCGGTCATCACTGAAGACAACCTGGTTGTTTCCATTGACACCGTGGTCTACTTCCAGGTCACTGATCCACGGGCGGCAACGTACGAGATCGCCAACTACATCCAGGCAGTGGAACAGCTGACCACCACCACGCTTCGTAACGTGGTGGGTGGGCTCAACCTGGAAGAAGCGCTGACCTCACGCGACCAGATCAACGGTCAACTGCGTGGTGTGCTGGACGAGGCAACGGGACGCTGGGGAATCCGCGTCTCCCGGGTAGAGCTCAAGGCGATCGACCCGCCCCACTCAATCCAGGACTCGATGGAAAAGCAGATGCGTGCAGAGCGGGACCGCCGTGCGGCGATCCTGACTGCCGAAGGTACCAAGCAGTCCCAGATCCTGACCGCTGAGGGTCAGCGCCAAGCCGCGATCCTCGCGGCCGAAGGTGACGCCAAGGCCGCCATCCTCCGCGCAGATGGTGAAGCGCAGGCCATCCAGAAAGTCTTTGATGCAATCCACAAGGGCAACCCGGACCAGAAGCTGCTGGCCTACCAGTACCTTCAGACACTTCCGAAGATCGCGGAGGGCACCTCGAACAAGCTGTGGATCATTCCCAGCGAAGTAGGCGAGGCCCTCAAGGGTATCGGCGGCGCACTGGGAGGCAATGGCGGGGACTCCCCCGTTGCGGGGCTTTTCGACGGCGGGGCCAAGGAACCTGAGTCGGCGGGCACAGTGGAACCATCACGCACGGCGGAGTAG
- a CDS encoding NfeD family protein, which translates to MFEWLGENWWALWLTVFLAFAVVEMLTLDLFFIMLGGGALAGLVADFSGADLWLQIVIFCVVSLLMIVFVRPVALNHLRKGPTEQLSNIDRLIGQPALVIEAVSSTSGLVKIGGDVWSARSAAGVIDAGATVQVTKIDGATAVVASAADNSPR; encoded by the coding sequence ATGTTTGAATGGCTCGGCGAGAACTGGTGGGCCCTATGGCTTACAGTCTTCCTCGCGTTCGCAGTGGTGGAGATGCTGACTCTCGACCTCTTCTTCATCATGCTGGGCGGTGGTGCGCTTGCCGGGCTCGTTGCGGACTTCTCCGGCGCCGATCTTTGGCTGCAGATCGTCATCTTCTGCGTGGTGTCCCTTCTGATGATCGTTTTTGTCCGGCCAGTAGCCTTGAACCACCTGCGCAAGGGCCCCACGGAACAGCTGTCAAACATAGACCGGCTCATAGGCCAGCCTGCCCTCGTCATTGAAGCCGTGAGCAGCACCAGCGGGCTGGTGAAAATTGGTGGCGACGTTTGGAGCGCCCGCAGCGCGGCTGGTGTCATCGATGCCGGCGCCACCGTTCAGGTCACCAAAATTGACGGGGCGACGGCGGTGGTCGCCTCGGCCGCCGACAACAGCCCCCGCTGA
- a CDS encoding polyprenol monophosphomannose synthase, which produces MRVLTIIPTYNELESLPVTLGRLRAAVPESDVLVVDDNSPDGTGKLADDFAAEDNQVHVLHRKGKEGLGAAYIAGFKWGLAAGYDVLVEMDADGSHKPEQLPLLLDAVKDGADLAMGSRWVPGGSVVNWPLYRQAISRIGSTYARIMLGVKIKDVTGGYRAFRRSTLEALKLDEVESVGYGFQVDLAWRVAKLGLRIEERPITFVERELGASKMSGNIVVEAMINVTKWGLAARWAKLTGKSTEMAK; this is translated from the coding sequence TTGCGTGTCCTGACGATCATTCCCACCTACAACGAGCTGGAATCGCTCCCCGTGACGCTGGGACGGCTGCGCGCCGCAGTTCCCGAATCCGACGTCCTGGTGGTCGACGACAACAGCCCTGACGGCACGGGAAAGCTTGCCGACGACTTCGCCGCGGAGGACAACCAGGTTCACGTCCTGCACCGCAAGGGCAAGGAAGGCCTGGGCGCTGCCTACATCGCCGGCTTCAAGTGGGGCCTGGCAGCCGGTTATGACGTCCTTGTCGAAATGGATGCGGATGGATCACACAAGCCCGAACAGCTGCCCCTGCTCCTTGACGCCGTGAAGGACGGAGCGGATCTGGCCATGGGCTCCCGTTGGGTTCCCGGCGGCAGCGTGGTGAACTGGCCGCTCTACCGTCAGGCCATCTCCCGCATCGGCAGCACGTACGCCCGCATCATGCTGGGTGTAAAAATCAAGGACGTGACCGGCGGCTACCGCGCCTTCCGCCGCAGCACGCTGGAGGCATTGAAGCTCGATGAAGTCGAGTCGGTCGGTTACGGCTTCCAGGTGGACCTTGCCTGGCGCGTGGCCAAGCTTGGCCTTCGCATCGAGGAGCGCCCCATCACCTTCGTGGAGCGCGAACTCGGGGCATCGAAGATGAGCGGCAACATTGTGGTCGAAGCCATGATCAACGTCACCAAGTGGGGATTGGCAGCACGCTGGGCCAAGCTCACCGGCAAGTCAACCGAAATGGCCAAGTAG
- a CDS encoding amidohydrolase translates to MNQPGTPVGQQHQGSGRKVTMYRNGSIYTAADPFATAMVVDGDTVAWVGSEQAATSIADSSMEVIDLRGALLAPGFVDSHAHLTETGVALGGLQLGTVRSATELLDAVAAAGGSGTILGHGWDETTWNDPTLPNLEEIQRAAGDRQVYLSRIDVHSALVSASLVVAAGLDGLDGYAGTARVVGAAHTAARLHARRFPEAERRTYQELALNEAASHGYVALAEMSAPHICGPEDLRTAASWNDQGDHPEILPYWGELASSEEHAQTILNGLGTGVLGLAGDLNMDGSIGSRTAALLEDYSDAPGHRGSLYLSVDEAAKHLAATSALGLQAGFHVIGDAGLGAVLDALDSAAAEVGEQRIRAAGHRLEHVEMADKSAIDRLAKYSVTVSVQPGFDAAWGAPGELYEQRLGNRSRSMNPFASFYSSGVPIAFGSDSPVTALRPWSSVRACLEHSNPDQRISARAAFLGHTRAGWRAAKHRNPLMGQLVPGAPASFAVWEVEELMVQVADSRVQSWSTDPRARTPLLPALDTGADPRCLQTVHHGRELFAHESLRV, encoded by the coding sequence ATGAACCAGCCCGGCACGCCTGTCGGCCAGCAACACCAAGGATCCGGCCGTAAGGTCACCATGTACCGGAACGGATCGATCTATACGGCGGCAGATCCCTTTGCGACCGCCATGGTGGTGGATGGGGACACCGTGGCGTGGGTGGGGTCTGAGCAGGCCGCAACGTCCATTGCTGATTCATCCATGGAGGTCATCGATCTCCGTGGTGCCCTCCTGGCTCCGGGCTTCGTGGATTCGCACGCCCACCTGACGGAAACCGGTGTGGCCCTTGGGGGCCTCCAGCTCGGCACCGTTCGTTCAGCGACAGAACTGCTCGACGCCGTTGCAGCCGCAGGCGGTTCGGGCACCATCCTGGGTCACGGCTGGGACGAAACAACGTGGAACGATCCCACGCTGCCCAACCTTGAAGAGATCCAGAGAGCAGCGGGGGACCGCCAGGTCTACCTGTCGCGCATCGATGTCCACTCCGCCTTGGTCTCTGCCTCCCTGGTGGTGGCCGCAGGCCTTGATGGCCTCGACGGGTACGCCGGAACTGCCCGGGTAGTAGGGGCTGCGCATACAGCGGCCCGCCTCCACGCACGACGATTCCCCGAAGCAGAACGGCGCACGTACCAGGAGCTGGCCTTGAATGAGGCAGCCTCCCACGGTTACGTTGCTTTGGCTGAAATGTCGGCACCGCATATTTGCGGGCCGGAGGACCTGCGAACGGCGGCGTCTTGGAACGACCAGGGTGACCACCCGGAGATCCTCCCGTACTGGGGCGAATTGGCGTCCTCGGAAGAACACGCGCAAACAATTTTGAATGGTTTGGGCACCGGCGTCCTGGGCCTCGCGGGCGATCTCAACATGGACGGTTCCATCGGTTCCCGGACAGCTGCCCTGCTGGAGGATTACTCTGATGCCCCCGGACACCGGGGCAGTCTCTATCTTTCGGTGGACGAGGCCGCAAAACATCTCGCAGCGACGTCGGCCTTGGGCCTGCAGGCAGGCTTCCATGTCATAGGCGACGCCGGACTGGGCGCCGTCCTGGACGCGCTGGATTCCGCGGCGGCCGAGGTAGGGGAGCAGCGTATCCGCGCAGCCGGCCACCGGCTCGAACACGTGGAGATGGCTGACAAGTCGGCCATCGACAGGCTCGCCAAGTACTCGGTGACGGTGAGCGTCCAGCCCGGCTTTGACGCTGCCTGGGGCGCTCCCGGGGAGTTGTACGAACAACGACTGGGCAATCGCAGCCGCAGCATGAACCCCTTTGCTTCGTTCTATTCCAGTGGCGTTCCCATCGCCTTCGGCAGTGACAGCCCCGTGACCGCCCTACGGCCGTGGTCCAGCGTCCGGGCCTGCCTTGAGCACAGCAACCCGGATCAACGCATCTCGGCACGGGCGGCCTTCCTGGGACACACCCGTGCTGGATGGCGCGCCGCCAAACACCGGAACCCCCTCATGGGGCAGCTGGTCCCCGGCGCCCCGGCCAGCTTCGCTGTCTGGGAAGTCGAAGAGCTGATGGTCCAGGTAGCGGACAGCCGGGTCCAGTCATGGAGCACCGATCCCCGCGCACGGACACCGCTGCTGCCCGCCCTCGACACCGGGGCAGACCCGCGTTGCCTGCAGACGGTCCACCATGGCCGTGAGCTCTTTGCCCACGAGTCACTCCGCGTGTAG
- the tatA gene encoding Sec-independent protein translocase subunit TatA has product MRLEGWHLIIIIVLALVLFAAPKLPSMARSIGQSMRIFKSEVREMKKDGSSEAKDSQNASDPVEGKVVGHPDATTPDVKARNTGETDVPPSNRV; this is encoded by the coding sequence ATGAGGCTTGAAGGCTGGCATCTCATCATCATCATCGTTCTGGCCCTGGTGCTTTTTGCAGCACCGAAGCTGCCGTCCATGGCGCGCAGCATTGGACAGTCGATGCGTATTTTCAAGTCCGAGGTCCGGGAAATGAAGAAGGATGGTTCTTCCGAAGCGAAGGACTCACAGAACGCTTCCGACCCCGTCGAAGGCAAGGTTGTGGGCCACCCCGACGCCACGACCCCCGACGTGAAGGCCCGTAACACCGGCGAGACTGACGTTCCGCCCTCCAACCGCGTCTAA